The proteins below are encoded in one region of Lonchura striata isolate bLonStr1 chromosome 1, bLonStr1.mat, whole genome shotgun sequence:
- the ZBTB14 gene encoding zinc finger and BTB domain-containing protein 14 has translation MEFFISMSETIKYNDDDHKTVFLKTLNEQRLEGEFCDIAIVVEDVKFRAHRCVLAACSTYFKKLFKKLEVDSSSVIEIDFLRSDIFEEVLNYMYTAKISVKKEDVNLMMSSGQILGIRFLDKLCSQKRDVSSPEENTQSKSKYCLKMNRSMGEPNDTQDDEVEEIGDHDDSPSDVTVEGTPPSQEDGKSPTTTLRVQEAILKELGSEEVRKVNCYGQEVEPMETTESKDLGSQTPQALTFNDGINEVKDEQTPGWTTAAGDMKFEYLLYGHREHIVCQACGKTFSDEARLRKHEKLHTADRPFVCEMCTKGFTTQAHLKEHLKIHTGYKPYSCEVCGKSFIRAPDLKKHERVHSNERPFACHMCDKAFKHKSHLKDHERRHRGEKPFVCSSCTKAFAKASDLKRHENNMHSERKQVTAANSIQSETEQLQAAAMAAEAEQQLETIACS, from the exons ATG GAGTTTTTCATCAGTATGTCTGAAACCATTAAGTATAATGACGACGATCACAAAACTGTGTTCCTGAAAACACTGAATGAACAACGTTtggaaggagaattttgtgACATCGCTATTGTGGTTGAAGATGTTAAGTTCAGAGCCCACAGGTGTGTGCTTGCTGCCTGCAGTACCTACTTCAAAAAGCTTTTCAAGAAACTTGAAGTTGATAGCTCATCAGTAATAGAAATAGATTTTCTTCGTTCTGATATTTTTGAGGAAGTTCTCAATTATATGTATACTGCAAAGATTTCTGTTAAAAAGGAGGATGTAAACTTGATGATGTCTTCAGGACAGATCCTTGGTATTCGGTTTCTTGATAAACTCTGCTCTCAAAAACGTGATGTATCTAGTCCTGAGGAAAACACACAGTCCAAGAGCAAGTACTGTCTAAAAATGAACCGTTCTATGGGGGAACCCAATGATACCCAAGATGATGAGGTGGAAGAGATCGGAGATCATGATGACAGTCCATCAGATGTGACAGTGGAAGGTACTCCCCCAAGTCAGGAAGATGGTAAATCACCAACCACTACCCTGAGAGTGCAAGAGGCAATTCTGAAAGAGTTGGGAAGTGAAGAAGTTAGAAAAGTAAACTGTTATGGCCAAGAAGTAGAGCCTATGGAAACAACGGAATCTAAAGACTTAGGATCTCAGACGCCTCAGGCACTCACATTTAATGATGGCATAAATGAAGTGAAAGATGAACAGACGCCAGGATGGACCACAGCAGCCGGGGACATGAAGTTTGAGTACTTGCTTTATGGTCACAGGGAACACATTGTATGTCAGGCTTGTGGCAAGACCTTTTCTGATGAAGCGCGTttgagaaaacatgaaaaactaCACACTGCAGACAGACCATTTGTTTGTGAAATGTGTACAAAGGGCTTTACCACGCAAGCTCATTTGAAAGAACACTTGAAAATACACACGGGTTACAAGCCTTACAGTTGTGAGGTGTGTGGGAAGTCTTTTATTCGGGCACCAGATCTAAAAAAACATGAAAGAGTTCACAGTAATGAGAGGCCATTTGCATGCCATATGTGTGATAAAGCTTTCAAGCACAAGTCCCACCTCAAAGACCATGAAAGAAGGCACCGAGGAGAGAAACCTTTTGTCTGCAGTTCCTGCACTAAAGCATTTGCTAAGGCATCTGACCTAAAAAGGCATGAGAACAATATGCACAGTGAAAGAAAGCAAGTTACAGCAGCCAATTCCATCCAGAGTGAAACAGAACAGTTGCAGGCAGCAGCCATGGCTGCTGAAGCAGAGCAGCAGTTAGAAACTATAGCCTGTAGTTAA